Below is a window of Leptospira hartskeerlii DNA.
TTCGTCATAATGTTAGAACCGGGGATTTGTTGAACAAACAAGTCTGAATAAAAAAGAAAAGACTTCCTCGCGATGATCGATCCCGCGATAGAGATAATTTAAAGATACATTACAAAAAGCTAAATCCGTATTCGTCGGATCCGTTTTCTAAAAACAAAAACTCTGAAATCGGATATTTTCTGGGGAAAAATAATGAGGGTATCTTTAGCTCTATCCGTACTATGCCTTATTACATTTTCACAATGTACCCAAATGGGAAATCCATCTAGCGATCTCACTTGGGAAGAAAAACAACTTCTCTGGATTGCATACGGAGAAGAAATGAAAGGCGGACTACAACTTACAAAATCCGCGGCCCAGAAATGGGGCCTTGGCATAGATGTCTATCCGGCTAAAACCAGAGTGGATAGAATGAGAAACACGATCGCTTTTACTGAATCAGGTAAATGTCATGTGGAAGGTATCTCTCAGAAGAATGTAAAAGACTGCCAACTGTTTTCTTCCAATCCTTTTTATCTTGCTGCTTGTTCCATCAGCGCAACTACTAACATTGAAAACAGCGTCATTTTTATTTTTAAGGATAGGATCAAAGCAACTGCAGATGCGATGAGGATGGAAGGAAGTACCATTGATGTAAAAGAATACATCATCGCAACTGTTTCCCATGAAGTAGGGCATTGTCTCGGATTACAACATTCTCAAGACCCTAAAGATCTGATGTTCCCTATGTTGACTGGAAGCGTATTCGAGCCTAGTAGAACTGAAATGCATGCCGCACAGGCGTTGTACGATACTTCTTTGCCGCCAGGTTCCATAGACGACTCGAATCTTTATACGAAACAATCGGACTTTACTTACTTAAAACAATACACCGTACCATCGTTTGCGGTATTCGGAAATATAAATATGGAAGAGGAAGACCGGTAACCCCAGAACGGTGAAAACCGATCGGTCTTCCTATGGTGCGGATCGAAGACTGCCGGGGATTAAACTCCCCGGTTTTTTTCTAATTTTTCGGCCAAGTCTACAAGTAGTCTCACACCGTATCCGCTCGGCCCGTTCCCGATTTGGGTTCCGGATGCCTTCTTTCTCCAAGCAGTTCCTGCGATATCAATATGAGCCCAGTCAATTCCTGAGTCCACAAAACGTTCCAAATATTTTGCCGCAGAAAGGCTTCCACCTGGGCGTCCTGCAATATTACGTAAATCTGCTATATCACTCTTTAAATCTTCGCCGTATTCTTCCCATAAAGGCAGATTCCAGGTCCTTTCATCTGAAGAAGCGGAAGCTTCGTCCAAGAGCCCACGAAGTTTATCAGAATTACTCATAACTCCTGCAGCCTCATGGCCCAAAGAAATGATGATTGCTCCCGTCAAGGTTGCGAGATCCACCATATAGTCCGGTTTGTATTTTTTTCCGATGTAAGAAAGAACATCGCCTAAAACGAGGCGGCCTTCTGCATCAGTGTTTTGGACTTCTACAGTAAGCCCATTATGAGCAGTGTAAACGTCTCCCGGCTTCAAAGCGGCAGCATCCGGCATATTCTCCGCAACTCCGATCGCTGCGATTACCGGAACAGAAATGCCTAATTCTGCAATCGCACCGATCGCATGGATCACCGCTGCGGCACCGCACATATCATATTTCATTTCATGCATGTCTTGTGCTGGCTTGATACTGATCCCGCCTGAATCGAATGTGAGGCCTTTTCCTATCAGAGCTAATTTCTTTTTGGATTTTGCTTTAGGAGGATTATATTCCAAAACGATCATCTTAGGTTTTTTGTCTGAACCTTGGGAAACTGCGAGTATTCCACCCATCTTTTCTTTTTTAAGTTGGGGTTCGTCCATCACTGTGATCTTTAGTCCTGCTTCCTTTGCGATCTCTTTGGAACGAGAGACAAATTCTTCCGGAGTGAAATGATTTGCAGGAAGGTGGGCGATATATCTGGCTCCGTTTACGTATTTGCTTACCGATCTGGATTTATCCAGACCGGCTTTCGCGGATTTTTCTGCATTAGAATCTTCTAATATAAAACTTACGTTCCCGAATTTGCCTTTTTTCTCCTTAAAATCTTTTGCCAAAACATTGATAGGGAATGCACCTAAATCGATAGAGTTCGCTATCTGGTATACTAAGGAAGAAGTAGAAAGTGTTTTGGTCAAAAATCTAGTGAGTTTGATCTCTAATCCCACAGAGTCCCATTTACGTAGTTTTTCTCCTACGCTTAAAAAGATCTGAGCTACGGAACGAATGCTAACCTTGTTGGAGTTCCCCAGGCCGAGGTAGATAATTCTTTCAGACTCATCTATAAAACTTTGTCCGGATTCTCCAGAAAATATTCCGGAACGTATCTGGTCTGAAAATTTGGTCTCTAATTCTTTTGGCAGATTATCTTTTACAACAGGAATTACTTTATAAATATTTTTAGAAGTGTTCTTCCCGATGCTAAAATTGATTTTCGATCTTTCTATCTTCATTTTTTGTCCAACGCCTTGATATCTCCGAGTATCTCATCCACGTGACCCTTCACGCTGACTTTCGGATAAACTTTCAAAATTTTTAGATCTGTTCCGATCAGGAAGGTGGTTCTGAGAATTCCCATAAATTCTCTTCCCATAAACTTTTTCAACTGCCAGACTCCGTATGCCTCGCAGATACTTCCGTCCTCGTCAGAGAGAAGAGTAAAATTGAGTTCTTGCTTTTCGATAAATTTTTGGTGGGATTTAACCGAATCCTTAGAGACACCGACTACGTTGTAGCCTTCTTTTTTCAACCTTGCGAAATTATCCCTAAAATCGCAGGCCTCAGTAGTGCAACCTGGGGTTTGGTCCTTAGGATAAAAATATAATACTAAACCTTTTTTTCCGGCCAGATCCTTGAGAGAGATCTTTTCCCCGTCTTGGTTCAGGGTCGTAAAACTGGGGGCCTTGGACCCCGCTTTTAAAGTACTCATACAAAGACAAATGATGGGGAACTAAGGCTACTATACAAGATTTTTTGTTTCGTTTCCGTTTTAGAGAGGGAAGAAGAAGGTAAAAAGCCTTGCGAAATCGTAAAACCTGACGATAGTAAAAGTATGGATCCTAAAGAAAGAATGGAACTGATCCGGCAGGGAAATCAGGCCTTCAACGAAGGTGATATCCGGAAGGCCAGGGAATGTTTTCTGAAAACGGAATACAAGGACGGGCTCATTCGTTTAGGAGACCATTTCATGTTCGAGAAAAAACTTCCGATCCTCGCTTACGGTTATTATAAAAAAGCGGGTTATCAGAGAAGGATAGACGAAATTTTCCAAAGAATGTTATGGGCGCTTTCCCAATGGATCGGACCGGATAAGTTTAAAAATCCCGAACCGGAAAGAAAGGCTCCGGATCCCGAGGATTTTGTGGTTCATCCGATCTTAAGACAAACCGCCTTGGATATACTCAAAAAAAACGGAATGTCTATTTAAGACTGATCCATTCGTAACGATCAGCTTCTTCCTTTGAAATTTTCCATTGTTCCATAGACCCCGAAAATTTTATCCGCAATCCAATCAAAGATCGAAATCGGAAGTATTCCTCTGAGTGCGTTGGAAAGGTAAATTGTCCAAGGTAGAAGCAGCCTAGGTTTTCCTTCTTTCATAGCATTCCAAACTTTCGAAGTTACGTATTCAGGAGAAAGTATCGGAGTGAACAACATTCCTTTGACGCCCTCAAACATTCCTGTGGAAATATAGGCAGGATTTACTGTCGTTACTTTTATATGTCCGAAACCGGATTGGAGTAATTCCAATCGTAGGGAGTCGCTCCAGCCAGTCTCTGCCCACTTTGAGGCGCAATATACGCTCATTTTGGGATTCGAGATCAAACCCGCAGCAGAGGAAATATTTACGATCCTAAATTCTCCGGATCTGTCGGATATCATTTTAGGAAGTAGGAATCGAGTTAAATACATTGGACCTAACACGTTAACCGCCATTGTTTCTTCTATATCGGATTTAGGGTCGTGTTCCCAGAAATACTTTCCTCTCACGATGCCTGCGTTATTTATGATTATATCGATGCCGCCTAGTTGGGACTCGATCTTGACTGCGGCCTTTTTGATCTTTTCACGATCAGAAACATCCACAACTTCCGTAAAAATTTTCGTAGTATCCGATTTTAATTCCTTTTCGGTAAGACGCAAGGCTTCGGAATTTACGTCCCAGAGAACTAATGCGGACGCCTTTTCTTGAACGGAAAGTTCAGCGTAAATTTTCCCCATTCCCATCGCGGCGCCGGTGATTAATATTCTCTTTCCTTTTACGGTTTTCATATTATCTCCTTGGAAATCGTAAGTCTATAATGAATCGGCCTTTACCGATTCGTTTCGTCTTTACATTTTAAGAATATGGTATCTGAGAAATATCAACGATTATTAATATTTTCGAGCAGATTCGAATCATTGACAAAACAGTATTTGAGGTTCTTTCTTCGATACAGTGGTAGGTAGATTTATGAATTGGTCAATTCTTCCGTTTTTTATAATACTGTTTGGCGTTTCGGTTTACGCACAGGGAGGGGGTTCAGGCAAGTCTAGAATGGGTGGGCCAGGAAGTCCTTGTTTTGAAGATAGACAAAAATACTGCAGCGATATTCCGAAAGGGCAGGGAAGGATCAGAGACTGTTTGATGGAAAACTCGGAGAAACTATCCCCGGAATGTAAGGAACATCTGAATAAAAGATGGGGACAGAAAAAGTCCTAAATTAATACGAATAGAGGAGAAAAAGGCGAATCAAATTACTTTCCTTTCGGAAAGAATTCTTCTATCTCATTTCGGAGGATTCGAGATCTTGTCGTTAGAATCCTTCCGAAATGCTCTCTAATAAAATCATATATCCATTACTTCTCTCCTTAATTTCTATGATCCTTCCTACATGTTTTTTCTCCGGAAACGATAGGAAGAATGATCCAA
It encodes the following:
- a CDS encoding matrixin family metalloprotease, which translates into the protein MRVSLALSVLCLITFSQCTQMGNPSSDLTWEEKQLLWIAYGEEMKGGLQLTKSAAQKWGLGIDVYPAKTRVDRMRNTIAFTESGKCHVEGISQKNVKDCQLFSSNPFYLAACSISATTNIENSVIFIFKDRIKATADAMRMEGSTIDVKEYIIATVSHEVGHCLGLQHSQDPKDLMFPMLTGSVFEPSRTEMHAAQALYDTSLPPGSIDDSNLYTKQSDFTYLKQYTVPSFAVFGNINMEEEDR
- a CDS encoding leucyl aminopeptidase — its product is MKIERSKINFSIGKNTSKNIYKVIPVVKDNLPKELETKFSDQIRSGIFSGESGQSFIDESERIIYLGLGNSNKVSIRSVAQIFLSVGEKLRKWDSVGLEIKLTRFLTKTLSTSSLVYQIANSIDLGAFPINVLAKDFKEKKGKFGNVSFILEDSNAEKSAKAGLDKSRSVSKYVNGARYIAHLPANHFTPEEFVSRSKEIAKEAGLKITVMDEPQLKKEKMGGILAVSQGSDKKPKMIVLEYNPPKAKSKKKLALIGKGLTFDSGGISIKPAQDMHEMKYDMCGAAAVIHAIGAIAELGISVPVIAAIGVAENMPDAAALKPGDVYTAHNGLTVEVQNTDAEGRLVLGDVLSYIGKKYKPDYMVDLATLTGAIIISLGHEAAGVMSNSDKLRGLLDEASASSDERTWNLPLWEEYGEDLKSDIADLRNIAGRPGGSLSAAKYLERFVDSGIDWAHIDIAGTAWRKKASGTQIGNGPSGYGVRLLVDLAEKLEKNRGV
- the bcp gene encoding thioredoxin-dependent thiol peroxidase, which encodes MSTLKAGSKAPSFTTLNQDGEKISLKDLAGKKGLVLYFYPKDQTPGCTTEACDFRDNFARLKKEGYNVVGVSKDSVKSHQKFIEKQELNFTLLSDEDGSICEAYGVWQLKKFMGREFMGILRTTFLIGTDLKILKVYPKVSVKGHVDEILGDIKALDKK
- a CDS encoding SDR family NAD(P)-dependent oxidoreductase; protein product: MKTVKGKRILITGAAMGMGKIYAELSVQEKASALVLWDVNSEALRLTEKELKSDTTKIFTEVVDVSDREKIKKAAVKIESQLGGIDIIINNAGIVRGKYFWEHDPKSDIEETMAVNVLGPMYLTRFLLPKMISDRSGEFRIVNISSAAGLISNPKMSVYCASKWAETGWSDSLRLELLQSGFGHIKVTTVNPAYISTGMFEGVKGMLFTPILSPEYVTSKVWNAMKEGKPRLLLPWTIYLSNALRGILPISIFDWIADKIFGVYGTMENFKGRS
- a CDS encoding cysteine rich repeat-containing protein, whose amino-acid sequence is MNWSILPFFIILFGVSVYAQGGGSGKSRMGGPGSPCFEDRQKYCSDIPKGQGRIRDCLMENSEKLSPECKEHLNKRWGQKKS